A stretch of Anaeromyxobacter dehalogenans 2CP-1 DNA encodes these proteins:
- a CDS encoding mannose-1-phosphate guanylyltransferase: MKIYPVIMAGGSGTRFWPLSRRNRPKQFLALAGDAPLLAATVSRLPPLSRPRDTFVVCGPKHAAAARRMVAQLPKENFIVEPCARNTAPCVGLAAIHVAAKDPRGVIAMLPADHHIGRPPAFRDALAAAAQLAEAGSIATIGIRPSRPETGYGYLKLGPRLAARAKGKKRLVAHKVERFVEKPDVVTAARYLADGSYLWNSGIFVFRADVILDEIRRAMPVLGEQLEAIRRTLGTPNYARTLKRVFPDCPSISIDYGVMEKSQRIAVVPAEFGWSDVGSFAALSDVRVTDDLGNVAEGDALVIDGRNNVVLAGKDRPIALIGLDDVIVVDSGDALLVCRRDRAQDVRKAVEELGRRGREELL; encoded by the coding sequence CTCGCCGGCGACGCGCCGCTGCTCGCCGCCACGGTGAGCCGGCTCCCGCCGCTGTCGCGGCCCAGGGACACGTTCGTGGTGTGCGGGCCGAAGCACGCCGCCGCCGCCCGGCGGATGGTGGCGCAGCTCCCGAAGGAGAACTTCATCGTCGAGCCGTGCGCGCGGAACACCGCGCCCTGCGTGGGCCTCGCCGCCATCCACGTGGCCGCGAAGGACCCCCGCGGCGTCATCGCCATGCTGCCGGCCGACCACCACATCGGCCGGCCCCCGGCGTTCCGCGACGCGCTGGCCGCGGCCGCCCAGCTCGCCGAGGCCGGCTCCATCGCCACCATCGGCATCCGCCCCTCGCGCCCCGAGACCGGCTACGGCTACCTGAAGCTCGGGCCGCGCCTGGCCGCGCGCGCGAAGGGCAAGAAGCGGCTGGTGGCGCACAAGGTCGAGCGCTTCGTGGAGAAGCCGGACGTGGTCACCGCCGCGCGCTACCTCGCCGACGGCAGCTACCTCTGGAACTCGGGCATCTTCGTGTTCCGCGCCGACGTGATCCTGGACGAGATCCGCCGCGCCATGCCGGTGCTGGGCGAGCAGCTCGAGGCCATCCGCCGCACGCTCGGCACGCCGAACTACGCGCGCACGCTGAAGCGCGTCTTCCCCGACTGCCCGTCCATCTCCATCGACTACGGCGTGATGGAGAAGAGCCAGCGCATCGCGGTGGTGCCGGCCGAGTTCGGCTGGAGCGACGTGGGCAGCTTCGCCGCGCTCTCCGACGTCCGCGTCACCGACGACCTCGGCAACGTGGCGGAGGGCGACGCGCTCGTCATCGACGGCCGCAACAACGTGGTGCTGGCCGGGAAGGACCGGCCCATCGCGCTCATCGGCCTCGACGACGTCATCGTGGTGGACTCGGGCGACGCGCTGCTCGTGTGCCGCCGCGACCGGGCCCAGGACGTGCGCAAGGCGGTCGAGGAGCTGGGCCGCCGCGGCCGCGAGGAGCTCCTCTAG